The uncultured Bacteroides sp. genome includes the window CCTGTGAGTAAATAACCACATCCGGCTTCAAACGGATAATTTCTTCCGTAGCGCCTTCTATTACATAGGGTTTAGCTGCATAAAAAGAGGCTTTGAGATATTTCTTTTCTGTCTCATTGTAATTAAAAACCCGATTGACAGTCATTGCCGTATCAAAAGCATAAAGCATTTGGGCAGAGTGACGGTCAATAAATACCGAATGAATAGTATCAGGTATCTTTACTTCTCTTCCGGCCATATCCGTAATCACACGGGTAGCACTTACTTTCTCTTTGCCTGGCTTATACTGGCAAGAAGAAAAAAGGAATATAAAAGAGAACAATGAGAGAACGAGTATTTTTTCTATCTTATTCATTGAGAAGAATTTAAAAATTATAAACGATAGAAGTGAAAAAGCTTCTCCCCTCTTTGGGATAATTTCGTGAGATGGCATAGTTGCGATCAAAGAGGTTCTTTGTGCCAAACTCACAGGATAACCCTTTCCACAACTGTGAGTGTATCTTTGCATTCATAATCATATATCCGGGCACCGTTATCCCGTCGCTGGTTACGTATCTTTTACTATTCACCTCTGTATCGAAATGAAAATAAGCACCCCAGGAAGATAATTCGTATTTACCGTAAGCAATAAACTTATGATCGGGAACTCCCACAAACTTCACTGCCTTATCTTCTTTATTCTCTCGATGAATGTAACTATAGTTGGCACCTATTTTCAAATTCTTTACCAACTCCCACCCAAAAGAGAGTTCGTAACCCTGAAAAACAGCTCTGCCCACATTGCGATTTTGATAGATAGGATCGCCATTATCTTGGGTACCCACGGTTATTTGATAAATAGCATCGTCTACATTGTTGCGAAACAAAGAAGCCTGATACTGAAATTTGTCGGTAAGTCGACCTTCATAAGTAATGTCAAAAATCCAACTAAACTCGGATGAAAGGTCAGGGTTAGGTTCTTGAGAGCCAAACTTACTGGAATAACGATCTTTTTGAGAAGCAAAATGTGACTTACGAGAAGCAGAGACAGTGATATCATGTTTTTTAGCCACATGCAAGATGCTAGCCAACTGATAATTGAAAGCATCATCGGAGCCGGTTGGGAAATCATATAGCACATTTTTATCGCCCGTTAAATAGTGTGTGCCATATTCCTGTGCTTTACTATTGCTTCTATAATTATAGCTCAGACCTGCTACTGCGGTAAAGTATTTACTAAAAGTATAAGTATCTTCCAATCCGACGGAGAGGGTGTTATCCAAATATTTTTGTATAGGCTCACCCTCTTTAGCAACCTGTCCGGTTGTCTCATTCGCAGCAATTGCACCATTATGCTCTTTATGTGAATCATACTTCTCATGAAAAGCAAATTGGAGCAGATTGTTCTTAATAGATTCATTGGATAAATTAAAAGAACCACCTAATGAGTAATCATCATAAATGCTGTGAAAAGCTTTTCTTGTGTTTTGCAACAAATAAGTATGGTCATCAAACTGATTCATAATATTATAATAGTTGTCATAGAAGGCAGTGATCTTCATATTGGTACCTAAGCCCAGATAGGTATTGGATTTAAAATAAATGCTTTTCTTATTATACTTAGGGTAATCCCGATATTGCCCACCGGTAATAGAAGGGGAGATGTTTTTCTTTGCATCCTGAATAATTAGATTTAGAGAATATTCATCTGTTGCATTGGGCGTATAACCCACCTTGGCGCTAACCTTCAAATCTTTTGAAGCTGAGTGTTCGCGGCGTCCGCCATCTTCATAATCGGTTGGGGTGAATTTGTCTGACAGGGAGATAAATTTAGTATCCAGATAGGATACGCTTCCAAGAAAATAGAAATTCTTAGTACGAGAACCGATATTAACCCCTGTATGATAACCATTTAATCCTTCTTTACTGAACTTTATTCCGGAGATTCCATCCACCTCAATTTTCTTTAGTGGTTTAC containing:
- a CDS encoding TonB-dependent receptor plug domain-containing protein, with the protein product MKKRLLFMLFLGLPAIMIYAQADKDVMPDSISRVYQLGTVDVVGTAIKISAPDKIDMLQMREFNKDNLTDAVNLIPGLTISETGARNEGALYLRGFSMLQTPIFYDGVPIYVPYDGNVDITRFTTFDLAQISVTKAFTSVLYGPNTMGGAINLVSRKPLKKIEVDGISGIKFSKEGLNGYHTGVNIGSRTKNFYFLGSVSYLDTKFISLSDKFTPTDYEDGGRREHSASKDLKVSAKVGYTPNATDEYSLNLIIQDAKKNISPSITGGQYRDYPKYNKKSIYFKSNTYLGLGTNMKITAFYDNYYNIMNQFDDHTYLLQNTRKAFHSIYDDYSLGGSFNLSNESIKNNLLQFAFHEKYDSHKEHNGAIAANETTGQVAKEGEPIQKYLDNTLSVGLEDTYTFSKYFTAVAGLSYNYRSNSKAQEYGTHYLTGDKNVLYDFPTGSDDAFNYQLASILHVAKKHDITVSASRKSHFASQKDRYSSKFGSQEPNPDLSSEFSWIFDITYEGRLTDKFQYQASLFRNNVDDAIYQITVGTQDNGDPIYQNRNVGRAVFQGYELSFGWELVKNLKIGANYSYIHRENKEDKAVKFVGVPDHKFIAYGKYELSSWGAYFHFDTEVNSKRYVTSDGITVPGYMIMNAKIHSQLWKGLSCEFGTKNLFDRNYAISRNYPKEGRSFFTSIVYNF